The following are encoded together in the Streptomyces tsukubensis genome:
- a CDS encoding SigE family RNA polymerase sigma factor — MAEVLEFTAVQVPGAVLHPLRRPRMPGAPGSMPVIAPMPVTRPTARIPGQREGADDTTPDSAGTTVDHLTETYRTHYRSLLGLAALLLDDTASCEDVVQEAFIRVHSARKRVRDPEKTLAYLRQTVVNLSRSALRRRILGLKLLSKPMPDMASAEEGAYDQLERDALIKAMRGLQRRQREVLVLRYFADMTEAQVAKTLGISLGSVKAYGSRGIAALRVVMEAQA; from the coding sequence GTGGCAGAGGTTCTCGAATTCACCGCGGTCCAGGTGCCAGGCGCAGTCCTGCACCCACTCCGTCGTCCCCGAATGCCCGGTGCTCCCGGCAGTATGCCGGTGATTGCCCCTATGCCCGTGACACGACCGACGGCTCGAATTCCCGGACAGCGCGAGGGTGCTGACGACACGACACCCGACTCCGCGGGGACCACGGTCGACCACCTCACCGAGACCTACCGCACCCACTACCGCTCCCTGCTCGGCCTCGCCGCGCTGCTGCTCGACGACACCGCTTCCTGCGAGGACGTCGTGCAGGAGGCGTTCATCCGCGTCCACTCGGCCCGCAAACGGGTCAGGGATCCCGAGAAGACGCTCGCCTATCTGCGGCAGACCGTGGTCAATCTGTCCCGCTCCGCACTGCGCCGTCGCATCCTCGGACTGAAGCTGCTCTCCAAGCCGATGCCCGACATGGCCAGTGCGGAAGAGGGCGCGTACGACCAGTTGGAGCGTGACGCGCTCATCAAGGCGATGCGCGGCCTCCAGCGGCGCCAGCGGGAAGTACTCGTCCTGCGGTACTTCGCGGACATGACCGAAGCTCAAGTCGCCAAAACCCTCGGGATATCACTGGGCTCGGTGAAGGCGTACGGCTCGCGCGGTATCGCGGCACTGCGCGTCGTGATGGAGGCGCAGGCATGA
- a CDS encoding aspartate kinase — translation MGLVVQKYGGSSVADAEGIKRVAKRIVEAKKNGHQVVVVVSAMGDQTDELIDLAEQVSPMPDGREFDMLLTAGERISMALLAMAIKNLGHEAQSFTGSQAGVITDSSHGKARIIDVTPGRIRTALDEGNIAIVAGFQGVSQQKKDITTLGRGGSDTTAVALAAALDAEVCEIYTDVDGVFTADPRVVPKARKIESIAFEDMLELASSGSKVLLHRCVEYARRYNIPIHVRSSFSGLKGTWVSSEVRGDQTMEQAIISGVAHDTSEAKVTVVGVPDKPGEAATIFRTIADSEINIDMVVQNVSAASTGLTDISFTLPKSEGRKAIDALEKTKPKVGFESLRYDDQIAKISLVGAGMKTNPGVTAGFFEALSDAGVNIELISTSEIRISVVTRADDVNEAVRAVHTAFGLDSDTDEAVVYGGSGR, via the coding sequence GTGGGCCTTGTCGTGCAGAAGTACGGAGGCTCCTCCGTAGCCGATGCCGAGGGCATCAAGCGCGTCGCCAAGCGGATCGTGGAAGCCAAGAAGAACGGCCATCAGGTCGTTGTCGTGGTGTCCGCGATGGGCGACCAGACGGACGAGTTGATCGATCTTGCCGAGCAGGTGTCGCCGATGCCTGACGGGCGCGAGTTCGACATGCTGCTGACCGCCGGGGAGCGGATCTCCATGGCCCTGCTGGCGATGGCGATCAAAAACCTGGGCCACGAGGCCCAGTCCTTCACCGGCAGCCAGGCAGGGGTCATCACCGACTCCTCGCACGGCAAAGCGCGCATCATCGATGTCACGCCCGGCCGCATCCGCACCGCCCTCGACGAGGGAAACATCGCGATCGTGGCCGGTTTCCAGGGGGTGTCCCAGCAGAAGAAGGACATCACCACCCTGGGCCGGGGCGGCTCCGACACCACCGCGGTCGCACTCGCGGCGGCGCTGGACGCCGAGGTCTGCGAGATCTACACGGACGTGGACGGTGTCTTCACCGCCGATCCCCGTGTCGTACCGAAGGCCAGGAAGATCGAGAGCATCGCCTTCGAGGACATGCTGGAGCTGGCAAGCTCCGGCTCGAAGGTGCTGCTGCACCGCTGCGTCGAGTACGCACGCCGATACAACATCCCGATCCACGTACGCTCGTCCTTCTCGGGACTCAAGGGCACATGGGTCAGCAGCGAAGTTCGAGGGGACCAGACGATGGAGCAGGCGATCATCTCGGGCGTCGCCCATGACACGTCCGAGGCGAAGGTCACGGTCGTCGGCGTTCCCGACAAGCCGGGGGAGGCCGCGACGATCTTCAGGACCATCGCGGACTCCGAGATCAACATCGACATGGTGGTGCAGAACGTCTCCGCCGCGTCGACCGGTCTCACCGACATCTCCTTCACGCTGCCGAAGTCCGAGGGCCGCAAGGCCATCGACGCACTGGAGAAGACCAAGCCGAAGGTCGGCTTCGAATCGCTGCGCTACGACGACCAGATCGCCAAGATCTCCCTGGTCGGAGCCGGTATGAAGACCAACCCCGGCGTCACCGCGGGGTTCTTCGAGGCGCTCTCCGACGCCGGAGTGAACATCGAGCTGATCTCGACATCCGAGATCCGTATCTCGGTGGTCACCCGCGCCGACGACGTCAACGAGGCCGTCCGCGCCGTGCACACCGCCTTCGGTCTCGACAGTGACACCGACGAGGCGGTCGTTTACGGGGGCTCCGGACGGTGA
- a CDS encoding aspartate-semialdehyde dehydrogenase, with the protein MTVRPTLAVVGATGAVGTVMLQILSQHADIWGEIRLVASPRSAGRKLTVRGEEVEVVAVSEEAFDGVDIAMFDVPDEVAARWAPVAAAKGAIVVDNSGAFRMDPDVPLVVPEVNPHAARRRPRSIVASPNCATLSMIVAIGALHAEFGLRELIVSSYQAVSGAGRAGIETLRSQLAMVAGTELGTSPGDVRRSVGDETGPFPAPLALNVVPWVGSLREDGWSSEEMKVRDESRKILGLPGLKVTATCVRVPVVTTHSMTVHARFEDEVTVDKAREILATAPGVVLFDDPAEGEFPTPADVVGTDPTWVGRVRRSLDDTAALELFVCGDNLRKGSALNTAQIAELIASEFTA; encoded by the coding sequence ATGACCGTAAGGCCGACGCTCGCCGTCGTAGGAGCCACCGGTGCCGTCGGCACCGTGATGCTTCAGATCCTGTCCCAGCACGCCGACATCTGGGGCGAGATCCGTCTCGTCGCCTCCCCGCGATCGGCCGGCCGCAAGCTGACCGTACGCGGCGAGGAGGTCGAGGTCGTCGCAGTCAGCGAGGAGGCCTTCGACGGCGTCGACATCGCCATGTTCGACGTACCCGACGAGGTCGCCGCGCGCTGGGCGCCGGTCGCCGCGGCCAAGGGCGCCATCGTCGTCGACAACTCCGGCGCCTTCCGCATGGACCCGGACGTTCCCCTGGTCGTCCCCGAGGTCAATCCGCACGCGGCCCGCCGCAGGCCCCGCTCGATCGTCGCGAGCCCGAACTGCGCGACCCTCTCGATGATCGTCGCCATCGGCGCCCTGCACGCCGAATTCGGACTCCGCGAACTCATCGTCTCCTCCTACCAGGCGGTGAGTGGCGCGGGCCGGGCCGGTATCGAGACGCTGCGCTCGCAGCTCGCCATGGTCGCCGGCACCGAACTCGGCACCTCACCCGGCGATGTCCGCCGCTCCGTCGGCGACGAAACGGGCCCCTTTCCCGCACCCCTCGCGCTGAACGTCGTGCCCTGGGTGGGCTCCCTCCGTGAGGACGGCTGGTCCTCGGAGGAGATGAAGGTGCGCGACGAGTCCCGCAAGATTCTGGGCCTGCCCGGTCTGAAGGTGACGGCGACCTGCGTCCGCGTTCCCGTGGTCACCACCCACTCGATGACCGTCCACGCCCGCTTCGAGGACGAGGTCACCGTCGACAAGGCGCGCGAGATCCTCGCCACCGCACCCGGCGTGGTCCTCTTCGACGACCCGGCCGAAGGTGAATTCCCCACCCCCGCCGATGTCGTGGGCACCGACCCGACGTGGGTCGGCCGGGTACGCCGCTCCCTGGACGACACAGCCGCACTCGAACTTTTCGTCTGCGGCGACAATCTGCGTAAGGGGTCCGCCCTCAATACGGCACAGATCGCCGAGCTGATCGCTTCGGAGTTCACGGCCTAG